In Streptomyces sp. RFCAC02, the following proteins share a genomic window:
- a CDS encoding NADH-quinone oxidoreductase subunit M — translation MSFPLLTATAAAPAIGAVLTAAVPAARRSAAKWLAFGFSLITLALAAAVVLRFDTGAGADRFQLTESRAWIEDFGVRYELGVDGIGVAMIALTAVLVPFLIGAGWNDADPVEGEAPATRRWRPTQGFFALILMVEAMVILSFAATDVFLFYIFFEAMLIPMYFLIGGFGDRAGEQGEEGQARQRSYAAVKFLLYNLAGGLVMLAAVIGLYVATADQLGTGTFSLQALLDARGSGELDLATDTERWLFLGFFAAFAVKAPLWPLHTWLPNAMGESTAPVAVLITAVVDKVGTFAMLRFCLGLFPEASDWATPVVVALALVSIVYGALLAIGQRDIKRLIAYASVSHFGFIVLGVFAMTSQGQGGAALYMINHGVATAALMLVAGFLIARRGSRLIADYGGVQKTAPVLAGTFLVGGLATLSLPGTGPFVSEFLVLVGTFSRWQAVGIVACAGIVLAALYVLLLYQRTMTGPVRQGLERLPDLRVRELAVVGPLIALVVLLGVYPRPLTDLVNPAVEHTLSDVDRTDPPPQQDVTAQQDEHAGEAAG, via the coding sequence ATGTCATTTCCCCTGCTGACGGCCACGGCCGCCGCGCCGGCCATCGGGGCCGTGCTGACGGCCGCGGTGCCCGCCGCGCGGCGGAGCGCCGCGAAGTGGCTGGCGTTCGGCTTCTCGCTCATCACCCTCGCCCTCGCGGCGGCGGTCGTGCTGCGGTTCGACACCGGTGCGGGCGCCGACCGGTTCCAGCTCACCGAGTCGCGCGCGTGGATCGAGGACTTCGGCGTCCGGTACGAGCTGGGCGTCGACGGCATCGGTGTCGCGATGATCGCGCTGACGGCGGTGCTGGTGCCGTTCCTCATCGGCGCGGGCTGGAACGACGCCGACCCGGTCGAGGGCGAGGCGCCCGCGACCCGCAGGTGGCGGCCCACCCAGGGCTTCTTCGCCCTCATCCTCATGGTCGAGGCGATGGTGATCCTGTCGTTCGCCGCGACCGACGTCTTCCTCTTCTACATCTTCTTCGAAGCCATGCTCATCCCGATGTACTTCCTCATCGGCGGCTTCGGGGACCGGGCCGGCGAGCAGGGCGAGGAGGGGCAGGCGCGCCAGCGGTCGTACGCGGCCGTCAAGTTCCTCCTGTACAACCTGGCCGGCGGCCTCGTGATGCTCGCGGCCGTCATCGGCCTGTACGTGGCGACGGCGGACCAGCTCGGCACCGGCACGTTCTCCCTCCAGGCCCTCCTGGACGCGCGCGGCTCGGGCGAGCTCGACCTCGCCACCGACACGGAACGCTGGCTGTTCCTCGGCTTCTTCGCCGCGTTCGCCGTGAAGGCGCCGCTGTGGCCGCTGCACACCTGGCTGCCGAACGCCATGGGCGAGTCCACCGCGCCGGTCGCCGTGCTGATCACGGCCGTGGTCGACAAGGTCGGCACGTTCGCGATGCTGCGGTTCTGCCTCGGCCTGTTCCCCGAGGCGAGCGACTGGGCGACGCCGGTCGTCGTCGCGCTGGCGCTCGTCAGCATCGTCTACGGCGCGCTGCTCGCCATCGGGCAGCGGGACATCAAGCGGCTCATCGCCTACGCGTCGGTCAGCCACTTCGGGTTCATCGTGCTCGGCGTCTTCGCGATGACGAGCCAGGGCCAGGGCGGCGCGGCGCTGTACATGATCAACCACGGGGTGGCGACGGCCGCGCTGATGCTGGTGGCTGGCTTCCTCATCGCGCGGCGCGGCTCGCGGCTCATCGCGGACTACGGCGGGGTGCAGAAGACGGCGCCCGTGCTCGCCGGCACGTTCCTCGTCGGCGGCCTCGCGACGCTGTCGCTGCCGGGCACCGGGCCGTTCGTCAGCGAGTTCCTGGTGCTGGTCGGCACGTTCAGCAGGTGGCAGGCGGTCGGGATCGTCGCGTGCGCCGGCATCGTCCTGGCCGCGCTGTACGTCCTGCTGCTCTACCAGCGCACCATGACCGGGCCGGTGCGGCAGGGCCTTGAACGGCTGCCCGACCTCCGGGTGCGCGAGCTGGCCGTCGTCGGCCCGCTGATCGCGCTGGTCGTCCTCCTCGGGGTCTACCCGCGGCCCCTCACCGACCTGGTGAACCCGGCCGTCGAGCACACGCTGTCGGACGTCGACCGCACCGACCCGCCGCCGCAGCAGGACGTGACGGCCCAGCAGGACGAGCACGCCGGGGAGGCCGCCGGATGA
- the nuoN gene encoding NADH-quinone oxidoreductase subunit NuoN, translating into MNPGELQAPDIAWGSLSPSLIVFAAAVLGVLVEAFLPRRSRWGAEVVLSAVALASAFAAVVTLAAGGHGTSEARVEGMGSLAVDGPALFLQGVILLVGLVAVFLFAERRLEPAGHGARADSFAAQAAAVPGGRAEQEAVRAGHTTTEIFPLLLFAVGGMLLFTAANDLLVLFIALELLSLPLYLLCALARRRRLLSQEAAVKYFLLGAFASAFLLFGIALLYGYAGSLSYTRIGDVVSGDVSGVDPGLASTMGNDALLLIGGSMVLVGLLFKVGAVPFHMWTPDVYQGAPTPVTGFMAAATKVAAFGAMLRLLYVVLPGLRWDWQPVMWGVAIASMVAGAVIAITQTDVKRLLAYSSIAHAGFILAGVVAVSEDGVSSVLFYLASYSFVTLGAFAVVTLVRDAGGEATHLSKWAGLGRRSPLLAAVFALFLLAFAGIPLTSGFAGKFAVFRAAADAGAMGLVVVGVLASAVAAFFYIRVIVLMFFSEPKAEGPSVVIPSPLTMTVVGLAAAVTVVLGVAPQYFLDLAGQAGVFVR; encoded by the coding sequence ATGAATCCGGGTGAGCTGCAGGCACCCGACATCGCCTGGGGTTCGCTGTCGCCGAGCCTGATCGTGTTCGCGGCGGCGGTGCTCGGTGTGCTGGTCGAGGCGTTCCTGCCCCGGCGCAGCCGCTGGGGGGCCGAGGTCGTGCTGTCGGCGGTTGCGCTGGCCAGCGCCTTCGCCGCCGTCGTGACGCTCGCCGCCGGCGGGCACGGCACCAGCGAGGCGCGTGTCGAGGGCATGGGGTCCCTCGCGGTGGACGGACCGGCGCTGTTCCTCCAGGGCGTCATCCTCCTCGTGGGACTCGTCGCGGTCTTCCTGTTCGCCGAGCGGCGTCTCGAACCCGCAGGCCACGGCGCGCGCGCCGACTCCTTCGCCGCCCAGGCCGCCGCCGTACCCGGGGGCCGCGCGGAGCAGGAGGCCGTGCGCGCCGGGCACACGACGACGGAGATCTTCCCGCTGCTGCTGTTCGCGGTGGGCGGGATGCTGCTCTTCACCGCGGCCAACGACCTGCTGGTCCTGTTCATCGCCCTGGAGCTGCTGTCGCTGCCGCTCTACCTGCTGTGCGCGCTGGCGCGGCGCAGGCGCCTCCTGTCGCAGGAGGCCGCCGTCAAGTACTTCCTGCTGGGCGCTTTCGCCTCGGCGTTCCTGCTGTTCGGCATCGCCCTGCTGTACGGGTACGCGGGCTCGCTGTCGTACACGCGCATCGGCGACGTGGTGAGCGGCGACGTGTCGGGCGTCGACCCGGGGCTCGCCTCGACCATGGGGAACGACGCGCTGCTCCTCATCGGCGGCTCGATGGTGCTGGTGGGGCTGCTGTTCAAGGTGGGTGCGGTGCCGTTCCACATGTGGACCCCGGACGTCTACCAGGGCGCCCCGACACCGGTGACCGGCTTCATGGCGGCGGCCACGAAGGTCGCGGCGTTCGGCGCGATGCTGCGGCTGCTGTACGTGGTGCTGCCGGGGCTGCGCTGGGACTGGCAGCCGGTGATGTGGGGCGTGGCGATCGCCTCCATGGTGGCCGGTGCGGTCATCGCCATCACGCAGACCGACGTGAAGCGGCTGCTGGCGTACTCGTCGATCGCGCACGCCGGCTTCATCCTGGCGGGTGTCGTCGCGGTGAGCGAGGACGGGGTGTCGTCGGTGCTGTTCTACCTGGCGTCGTACTCGTTCGTGACGCTCGGCGCGTTCGCCGTCGTCACGCTGGTGCGGGACGCGGGCGGCGAGGCGACGCACCTGTCGAAGTGGGCGGGGCTCGGGCGGCGTTCGCCGCTGCTGGCCGCGGTGTTCGCGCTGTTCCTGCTGGCGTTCGCGGGCATTCCGCTGACGAGCGGGTTCGCGGGGAAGTTCGCGGTGTTCCGGGCGGCGGCCGACGCGGGCGCGATGGGCCTGGTGGTGGTCGGCGTGCTCGCCTCGGCGGTCGCGGCGTTCTTCTACATCCGGGTCATCGTGCTGATGTTCTTCAGCGAGCCGAAGGCCGAGGGGCCCTCGGTGGTGATCCCGAGCCCGCTCACGATGACGGTCGTCGGGCTCGCGGCGGCCGTGACGGTGGTGCTCGGTGTCGCGCCGCAGTACTTCCTCGATCTGGCGGGCCAGGCGGGCGTGTTCGTCCGGTAG